A part of Aquibium oceanicum genomic DNA contains:
- a CDS encoding NAD(P)H-dependent flavin oxidoreductase: MALPEILKKNLRIPVVGSPLFIISHPPLVLAQCKAGIVGSFPALNARPEAQLDEWLAQITEELAAHDRANPAQPAAPFAVNQIVHKSNTRLQHDLQMCVKYKVPVVITSLGAVEEVNQAVHSYGGIVLHDIIHDRHARKAIEKGADGLIAVAAGAGGHAGTLSPFALVQEIRQWFDGPLLLSGAIANGGAILAAQAMGADMAYIGSPFIATREARAEDAYKQMIVDSKAADIVYSNLFTGVHGNYLKGSIRAQGLDPDDLPASDPSKMNFGSDKTKAWKHIWGCGQGIGAVEAVTTAAELVDRLVGEYEAARRKLAA, from the coding sequence ATGGCCTTGCCTGAAATCCTGAAGAAGAACCTGCGCATCCCGGTGGTCGGCTCGCCGCTCTTCATCATTTCGCATCCGCCGCTCGTGCTCGCGCAGTGCAAGGCAGGCATCGTCGGTTCGTTCCCCGCGCTCAACGCTCGGCCCGAGGCGCAACTCGACGAATGGCTGGCGCAGATCACCGAGGAACTCGCCGCGCATGACCGGGCGAACCCGGCTCAGCCGGCGGCACCCTTCGCGGTGAACCAGATCGTCCACAAGTCCAACACCCGCCTTCAGCACGATCTCCAGATGTGCGTGAAGTACAAGGTGCCCGTCGTCATCACGTCGCTCGGCGCGGTCGAGGAAGTGAACCAGGCGGTCCACTCCTATGGCGGTATCGTGCTGCATGACATCATCCACGACCGCCATGCGCGCAAGGCGATCGAGAAGGGCGCGGACGGGCTGATCGCGGTGGCGGCGGGCGCGGGCGGCCATGCCGGCACGCTGTCGCCTTTCGCGCTGGTCCAGGAAATCCGGCAGTGGTTCGACGGGCCGCTTCTGCTTTCGGGCGCCATCGCCAATGGCGGCGCGATCCTCGCGGCGCAAGCCATGGGCGCCGATATGGCCTATATCGGCTCGCCCTTCATCGCCACGCGGGAGGCGCGCGCCGAGGACGCCTATAAGCAAATGATCGTCGACTCGAAGGCGGCCGACATCGTCTATTCGAACCTCTTCACAGGCGTGCACGGCAACTACCTCAAGGGGTCGATCCGCGCTCAGGGGCTCGACCCCGACGATCTGCCGGCTTCCGATCCTTCGAAGATGAACTTCGGCAGCGACAAGACCAAGGCCTGGAAACACATCTGGGGCTGCGGGCAGGGGATCGGCGCGGTCGAGGCCGTGACGACGGCCGCCGAACTGGTCGACAGGCTGGTGGGCGAATACGAGGCTGCCAGGCGGAAGCTCGCCGCGTGA
- a CDS encoding cisplatin damage response ATP-dependent DNA ligase, producing the protein MRRFAELLDRLVLTPSRNAKLKLLSDYFRSTPDPDRGIALAAITGDLDIPGVKPAMLRALVMERMDAVLFAYSYDYVGDLAETVSLVWPAAPDVERRNSELSLSDAVEALLNAGRVQGPAVFAGLLDRLEASSRFALIKLVTGGMRIGVSARMAKQALADVGQVDVSEIEELWHGLDAPYEELFAWLEGRVEKPVAAAYALFRPVMLSNAVAEGDLEKLEPADYAAEWKWDGIRVQTVAEGGVVRLYSRTGDDISGAFPDLMEAIEFDAAIDGELLVGVAGQHTGTFSDLQQRLNRKTVSAKMREKFPVFVRCYDLLQVGGEDLRPLPFRERRQRLEAFAAGLPSERFDLSPFVAFEGWQELEEKRCNPPHPIIEGVMLKRWDSAYVPGRPKGPWFKWKRDPHTVDAVLMYAQRGHGKRSSFYSDYTFGVWTGPEEKPELVPVGKAYFGFTDEELRQIDKFVRDNTVERFGPVRSVRADTTHGLVLEIAFEGLNRSQRHKSGVAMRFPRISRLRWDKPAAEADRLETLQAMLD; encoded by the coding sequence GTGCGCCGCTTCGCCGAACTCCTAGATCGTCTCGTCCTGACGCCGTCGCGCAATGCGAAGCTGAAGCTGCTTTCCGATTACTTCCGCTCCACGCCCGACCCGGATCGCGGCATCGCGCTTGCTGCGATCACGGGGGACCTGGACATTCCGGGCGTCAAGCCGGCCATGCTGCGCGCGCTGGTGATGGAGCGGATGGACGCGGTGCTGTTTGCCTATTCCTACGACTATGTCGGCGACCTCGCGGAGACGGTATCGCTCGTGTGGCCCGCCGCGCCCGACGTCGAGCGACGCAATTCCGAACTGTCGCTGTCGGATGCGGTCGAGGCCCTGCTCAATGCAGGGCGGGTTCAGGGGCCTGCCGTATTCGCCGGACTGCTCGACCGGCTGGAAGCGTCCTCCCGCTTCGCGCTTATCAAGCTGGTGACCGGCGGCATGCGGATCGGCGTCTCCGCGCGCATGGCCAAACAGGCGCTTGCCGATGTCGGGCAGGTGGACGTTTCCGAGATCGAGGAACTCTGGCACGGGCTCGATGCCCCTTACGAAGAATTGTTCGCCTGGCTGGAAGGACGCGTCGAAAAGCCGGTGGCAGCGGCCTACGCGCTGTTCCGGCCTGTCATGCTTTCCAACGCGGTCGCCGAAGGCGATCTCGAAAAGCTCGAACCTGCCGACTACGCTGCCGAATGGAAGTGGGACGGCATCCGGGTACAGACTGTAGCCGAGGGCGGCGTGGTGCGGCTTTATTCGCGCACGGGCGACGACATCTCGGGCGCGTTTCCCGACCTCATGGAGGCGATCGAATTCGACGCTGCCATAGATGGCGAACTGCTGGTCGGGGTCGCCGGGCAGCACACGGGCACCTTCTCCGATCTCCAGCAGAGGTTGAACCGCAAGACGGTGTCGGCGAAGATGCGGGAGAAGTTTCCGGTTTTCGTCCGGTGCTACGACCTGCTCCAGGTCGGAGGCGAAGACCTGCGGCCGTTGCCGTTCCGCGAGCGGCGGCAGCGGCTGGAGGCCTTCGCCGCGGGCCTGCCCAGTGAAAGGTTCGACCTGTCGCCCTTCGTGGCGTTCGAAGGCTGGCAAGAACTGGAGGAGAAGCGCTGCAACCCGCCGCATCCCATAATCGAGGGGGTGATGCTGAAGCGCTGGGATTCGGCCTATGTGCCGGGCCGACCGAAGGGGCCGTGGTTCAAGTGGAAGCGCGATCCGCACACCGTCGACGCCGTTCTGATGTATGCCCAGCGCGGCCACGGCAAGCGGTCGAGTTTCTATTCCGACTATACGTTCGGCGTATGGACCGGGCCCGAGGAGAAGCCGGAACTGGTGCCGGTCGGAAAAGCCTATTTCGGATTTACCGACGAGGAACTTCGGCAGATCGACAAGTTCGTGCGCGACAATACGGTGGAGCGCTTCGGACCGGTGCGGTCGGTGAGGGCGGACACCACGCACGGGCTCGTGCTGGAGATCGCCTTCGAAGGGCTGAACCGCTCGCAGCGGCACAAATCGGGCGTGGCGATGCGTTTTCCGCGCATCTCGCGGCTGCGCTGGGACAAGCCGGCGGCGGAGGCGGACCGGCTGGAGACCCTGCAGGCGATGCTCGACTGA
- a CDS encoding YkvA family protein, with product MTGAFSRLKDRAREIERDVVALWFAARDSRTPVAAKLVAATAAAYALSPIDLVPDFIPIIGYLDDLILLPLGIALAVRLIPDALMAEFRRDAVQQLQRPRSAAGAAIVIVVWIAVAVLLAWLFWPDQGAGR from the coding sequence ATGACGGGGGCTTTTTCGCGCCTGAAAGACCGGGCGCGCGAGATCGAGCGGGACGTGGTTGCGCTCTGGTTTGCCGCGCGCGACAGCCGCACGCCTGTCGCCGCCAAGCTGGTCGCGGCTACGGCGGCGGCCTATGCGCTGAGCCCGATCGATCTCGTCCCAGATTTCATCCCTATCATCGGCTACCTCGACGACCTGATCCTGCTTCCGCTCGGCATCGCCCTGGCTGTCAGGCTGATCCCGGATGCGCTTATGGCGGAATTCCGGCGCGACGCCGTTCAGCAATTGCAGCGGCCGCGTAGCGCGGCCGGCGCGGCGATCGTTATCGTTGTCTGGATCGCCGTCGCCGTGCTGCTGGCATGGTTGTTTTGGCCCGATCAGGGGGCCGGGAGGTAG
- a CDS encoding ligase-associated DNA damage response exonuclease, giving the protein MRPSDLLQPRPEGLYCPPGDFFIDPVKPVDKALITHGHSDHARPGHGAVLATRETLDIMAIRCGEDFAGSTQAAALGEEISINGVSVTFYPAGHVLGSAQIRVAHSGQCIVASGDYKRRADPTCRGFEPVSCDVFITEATFGLPVFRHPDDREEIATLLKSVAQFPERTHLVGAYSLGKAQRVIRLLRDAGYSEPIFVHGALQRLCDYYATQGVELGALEPATVDKGGKTDFAGRIVVGPPSAFSDRWARRFADPVSAFASGWMRIRQRAKQRGVELPLILSDHADWDELVATITETGAGEVWVTHGREEAIVRWCQINGIAARPLHLVGYEDEED; this is encoded by the coding sequence ATGCGTCCGTCAGACCTGCTGCAGCCCAGACCCGAAGGCCTCTACTGTCCGCCCGGCGACTTCTTCATCGATCCGGTGAAGCCGGTCGACAAGGCGCTGATCACGCACGGGCATTCCGATCACGCGCGGCCGGGCCATGGCGCGGTGCTGGCGACGCGCGAGACGCTGGACATCATGGCGATCCGCTGCGGAGAGGATTTTGCCGGTTCCACGCAGGCGGCCGCCCTCGGCGAGGAGATCTCCATCAACGGCGTATCCGTCACGTTCTACCCGGCAGGGCATGTGCTGGGTTCGGCGCAGATACGGGTGGCGCATAGCGGGCAGTGCATCGTCGCGTCGGGCGACTACAAGCGACGGGCCGACCCGACCTGCCGCGGCTTCGAGCCGGTGTCGTGCGACGTCTTCATCACCGAGGCGACCTTCGGCCTCCCGGTCTTCCGCCATCCCGACGATCGCGAGGAGATCGCGACGTTGCTGAAATCGGTGGCACAGTTCCCGGAGCGCACGCACCTGGTCGGAGCCTATTCGCTGGGCAAGGCGCAGCGCGTCATCCGCCTTTTGCGCGACGCGGGATACTCGGAGCCGATCTTCGTCCACGGGGCGCTGCAACGGCTCTGCGACTATTATGCCACGCAGGGGGTCGAGCTCGGAGCGCTGGAGCCGGCGACCGTCGACAAGGGCGGCAAGACGGACTTCGCCGGCCGGATCGTGGTCGGGCCGCCATCGGCGTTTTCCGACCGCTGGGCGCGCCGTTTCGCCGATCCGGTGTCTGCCTTTGCGTCGGGCTGGATGCGCATCCGCCAACGGGCGAAGCAGCGCGGGGTGGAACTGCCGCTGATCCTTTCCGACCACGCCGACTGGGACGAACTGGTCGCCACCATTACCGAGACCGGAGCAGGGGAGGTCTGGGTCACGCACGGGCGCGAGGAGGCGATCGTGCGCTGGTGCCAGATCAACGGCATCGCCGCCCGCCCGCTGCATCTCGTCGGCTACGAGGACGAGGAGGATTGA
- the bhcB gene encoding beta-hydroxyaspartate dehydratase BhcB: MDIPTFDDVLAAQDRIGPHVHRTPVLTNGQLGDLAGASLFFKCENFQKVGAFKARGACNAVFSLTDEEAKRGVATHSSGNHGQAIAYAAGRRGIHSTIVMPKTAAKPKFDGVRGYGGEVVTCPPGTRSREEAVAAVLERTGANFIHPFDDAHVIAGQGTCGLELLQDAGHLDAIVAPVGGGGLISGTCLAASGFSPATKVYAAEPEQADDACRSKRAGHIVEDDAPQTIADGLKASLKPLTFHFVANHVSEVLTVSEKEIVDAMRLVWERMKIVIEPSSAVAVAAVLKNRELFAGQRVGIILTGGNVDLDRLPWAG, translated from the coding sequence ATGGACATCCCGACATTCGACGACGTTCTTGCCGCTCAGGATCGCATCGGACCACACGTTCACCGCACACCGGTCCTGACCAACGGCCAGCTCGGCGATCTCGCCGGTGCCAGCCTGTTCTTCAAGTGCGAGAATTTCCAGAAGGTCGGCGCCTTCAAGGCGCGCGGCGCCTGCAACGCGGTCTTCAGCCTGACGGACGAGGAGGCGAAGCGCGGCGTCGCCACGCATTCCTCCGGCAATCACGGACAGGCCATCGCCTATGCCGCTGGGCGGCGCGGCATCCATTCGACGATCGTCATGCCCAAGACTGCGGCGAAGCCGAAGTTTGACGGCGTGCGCGGCTATGGCGGCGAAGTGGTGACCTGTCCGCCGGGGACCAGGTCCCGCGAAGAGGCGGTCGCCGCGGTCCTGGAGCGGACCGGCGCGAACTTTATCCATCCGTTCGACGATGCCCACGTGATCGCGGGGCAGGGCACCTGCGGGCTGGAACTGCTGCAGGACGCCGGACACCTCGATGCGATCGTCGCTCCGGTCGGCGGCGGCGGGCTGATCAGCGGGACGTGCCTCGCGGCTTCGGGCTTCTCCCCCGCGACGAAGGTCTATGCGGCGGAGCCCGAGCAGGCCGACGATGCCTGTCGCTCGAAGCGCGCTGGCCATATCGTCGAGGACGATGCGCCGCAGACGATCGCCGACGGGCTGAAGGCCTCGCTGAAGCCGCTCACCTTCCATTTCGTGGCGAACCACGTCAGCGAGGTGCTGACGGTGTCGGAAAAGGAAATCGTCGATGCCATGCGCCTCGTCTGGGAGCGCATGAAGATCGTCATCGAGCCGTCGAGTGCGGTGGCGGTAGCGGCGGTGCTGAAGAACCGGGAACTGTTCGCGGGCCAGAGGGTGGGGATCATCCTCACGGGCGGCAACGTCGATCTCGACCGGCTGCCCTGGGCGGGGTAA
- a CDS encoding dipeptide ABC transporter ATP-binding protein, whose translation MSEIVVEGRNIVRDYRMGGGLFSQERVVHAVKGVSFKVEKGKTLAIVGESGCGKSTLARIITMIDAQTDGELFIDGVPVDIRTQSMTPEMRRKVQIVFQNPYGSLNPRQKIGDVLGEPLLVNTGMPASERRDKAMQMLLKVGLAPEHFNRYPHMFSGGQRQRIAIARALMLNPRLLVLDEPVSALDLSVQAQVLNLLADLQDEFELTYVFISHDLSVVKYIADEVMVMYFGEAVEYGSRDAVFADPKHEYTRTLFAATPRADVESIRQRLAKKAA comes from the coding sequence ATGAGCGAGATCGTCGTCGAAGGCCGCAACATTGTTCGCGACTATCGCATGGGCGGCGGGCTGTTCTCGCAGGAGCGCGTGGTACACGCGGTCAAGGGCGTCTCGTTCAAGGTGGAGAAGGGAAAGACCCTGGCGATCGTGGGCGAATCCGGCTGCGGCAAGTCCACGTTGGCGCGCATCATCACCATGATCGACGCCCAGACCGACGGCGAGCTCTTCATCGATGGCGTGCCGGTCGACATCCGCACGCAGTCGATGACGCCGGAGATGCGCCGCAAGGTGCAGATCGTCTTCCAGAACCCCTACGGATCGCTCAATCCGCGCCAGAAGATCGGCGACGTGCTGGGCGAGCCGCTGTTGGTCAATACCGGCATGCCCGCCTCCGAACGGCGCGACAAGGCCATGCAGATGCTGCTCAAGGTCGGCCTCGCGCCGGAGCACTTCAACCGCTATCCGCACATGTTCTCCGGCGGCCAGAGGCAGCGCATCGCCATCGCGCGCGCGCTGATGCTCAATCCGCGCCTGCTGGTGCTCGACGAGCCGGTCTCGGCGCTCGACCTTTCGGTGCAGGCGCAGGTCTTGAACCTGCTCGCCGACCTGCAGGACGAGTTCGAGCTCACCTACGTCTTCATCAGCCACGATCTGTCGGTGGTGAAGTACATCGCCGACGAGGTGATGGTCATGTATTTCGGCGAGGCGGTGGAGTACGGCTCGCGCGACGCGGTGTTCGCCGACCCGAAGCACGAATACACCAGGACGCTGTTCGCGGCGACGCCGCGCGCCGATGTCGAGAGCATCCGGCAGCGGCTGGCGAAGAAGGCGGCCTGA
- a CDS encoding ABC transporter ATP-binding protein gives MPLLTIENLVVEFATASGPFRAVDGISLSVDEREVLAIVGESGSGKSVSMLAVMGLLPWTAKVTADRMEFEGRDILNMSEADRRKLIGKDIAMIFQEPMSSLNPCFTVGFQIEEVLRFHLGLDRKARRARAAELLRDVGIPDPEQRLSSFPHQMSGGQCQRVMIAMALACNPKLLIADEPTTALDVTIQKQILDLLMSLQVEHGMGLIMITHNMGVVAETADRVIVQYKGRKMEEADVLSLFENPKSNYTKALLSALPERATGDRLPTIASFMEGFEAAGDAR, from the coding sequence ATGCCCCTTCTGACCATCGAAAACCTCGTCGTCGAATTCGCCACCGCAAGCGGGCCGTTCCGGGCGGTCGACGGCATTTCGCTCTCGGTCGACGAGCGGGAGGTGCTGGCGATCGTGGGCGAATCCGGATCGGGCAAGTCGGTGTCGATGCTCGCCGTCATGGGGCTCCTGCCGTGGACGGCGAAGGTGACGGCCGACCGGATGGAGTTCGAAGGCCGCGACATCCTGAACATGAGCGAGGCGGACCGCCGCAAGCTGATCGGCAAGGACATCGCCATGATCTTCCAGGAGCCGATGTCGAGCCTGAACCCCTGCTTCACGGTCGGGTTCCAGATCGAGGAGGTGCTACGCTTCCATCTCGGGCTCGACCGCAAGGCGCGGCGCGCCCGCGCGGCCGAACTGCTGCGCGACGTCGGCATTCCCGATCCCGAACAGCGGCTGTCCTCCTTCCCGCACCAGATGTCGGGCGGCCAGTGCCAGCGCGTGATGATCGCCATGGCGCTCGCCTGCAACCCGAAGCTCCTGATCGCCGACGAACCGACCACGGCGCTCGACGTCACCATTCAGAAGCAGATCCTCGATCTCCTGATGTCGCTGCAGGTGGAACACGGCATGGGCCTGATCATGATCACCCACAACATGGGCGTGGTGGCCGAGACCGCCGACCGCGTGATCGTCCAGTACAAGGGGCGCAAGATGGAGGAGGCCGACGTGCTGTCGCTGTTCGAGAACCCGAAGAGCAACTACACCAAGGCGCTGCTTTCGGCGCTGCCCGAGCGCGCGACTGGCGACAGGCTGCCGACCATTGCCAGCTTCATGGAAGGTTTTGAAGCGGCGGGAGACGCCCGATGA
- a CDS encoding ABC transporter permease subunit, which produces MAQATTTAMDQAKAGAASRRQMLTEFWFYFSENKGAVIGLVVFVLLVVLALLAYVIAPYDPNAQFRDAILVPPFWQDGGSTAFLLGTDQVGRDILSRLLFGAQYSLFIGVVVTTLALTGGIFVGVIAGYFRGWVDTVIMRLMDIILAFPSLLLALVLVAVLGPGLMNAMIAIALVLQPHFVRLTRAAVMSEKGKDYVVAARVAGAKPLRLMFLTILPNCMAPLIVQATLSFSTAILDAAALGFLGMGAQPPTPEWGTMLAEAREFILRAWWVVTLPGIAILVTVLAINLMGDGLRDALDPKLKRS; this is translated from the coding sequence ATGGCTCAGGCGACAACCACGGCAATGGACCAGGCCAAGGCGGGCGCTGCCTCCCGGCGGCAGATGCTGACCGAGTTCTGGTTCTACTTCTCCGAAAACAAGGGCGCGGTGATCGGCCTCGTCGTTTTCGTCCTCCTCGTCGTGCTGGCGCTGCTGGCTTATGTCATCGCGCCCTACGATCCCAACGCCCAGTTCCGTGACGCTATCCTCGTTCCTCCGTTCTGGCAGGACGGCGGAAGCACGGCATTCCTCTTGGGGACTGACCAGGTCGGCCGCGATATCCTCTCGAGGCTTCTTTTCGGCGCGCAGTACTCGCTGTTCATCGGCGTGGTGGTGACGACGCTGGCGCTCACCGGCGGCATCTTCGTCGGCGTGATCGCCGGCTATTTCCGCGGCTGGGTGGACACGGTCATCATGCGGCTGATGGATATCATCCTTGCCTTCCCGTCACTGCTCCTGGCGCTGGTGCTGGTCGCCGTGCTCGGCCCCGGCCTGATGAACGCGATGATAGCCATCGCGCTCGTGCTGCAGCCGCATTTCGTGCGCCTGACGCGCGCGGCGGTGATGTCCGAGAAGGGCAAGGATTACGTGGTGGCCGCAAGGGTCGCCGGGGCCAAGCCGCTCCGGCTGATGTTCCTGACCATCCTGCCCAACTGCATGGCGCCATTGATCGTGCAGGCGACGCTGTCCTTCTCGACTGCGATCCTCGACGCCGCCGCGCTCGGCTTCCTGGGCATGGGCGCGCAACCACCGACGCCCGAATGGGGGACCATGCTTGCCGAGGCGCGCGAGTTCATCCTGCGCGCCTGGTGGGTGGTCACGCTCCCCGGCATCGCGATCCTTGTCACCGTGCTGGCCATCAACCTCATGGGCGACGGATTGCGGGATGCGCTGGACCCGAAGTTGAAGAGGAGTTGA
- a CDS encoding ABC transporter permease subunit, with protein sequence MLRFLVGRLAVLIPTFIGVSIIAFSFIRLLPGDPVMLMSGERVMSQDRYEQISRELGYDRPLVVQYVDYLGGILSGDFGTSIVTKQPVLYQFGELFPATLELSLCAIIFAVLIGIPAGVFAAIKRGSFFDQTIMGTALVGYSMPIFWWGLLLIILFSGILQWTPVSGRISLLYYFPQTTGFMLIDSLLSGQAGAFRSAASHLILPTIVLGTIPLAVIARQTRSAMLEVLGEDYVRTARAKGMPPFRVIAVHSLRNAMIPVVTTIGLQVGVMLAGAILTETIFSWPGIGKWMVDSVFRRDYPVIQGGLLLIAAIIMLVNLMVDILYGLINPRIRH encoded by the coding sequence ATGCTCAGGTTCCTCGTCGGCCGACTGGCCGTCTTGATCCCGACCTTCATCGGGGTCTCGATCATCGCGTTCTCCTTCATCCGGCTGCTTCCCGGCGACCCCGTCATGCTGATGTCGGGCGAACGGGTGATGTCGCAGGATCGCTACGAGCAGATCTCGCGCGAACTCGGCTACGACCGGCCGCTGGTCGTGCAGTATGTCGACTATCTTGGCGGCATCCTTTCCGGCGATTTCGGTACCTCGATCGTCACCAAGCAGCCGGTGCTCTACCAGTTTGGCGAGCTCTTTCCGGCGACGCTGGAACTGTCGCTGTGCGCCATCATCTTCGCGGTGCTGATCGGCATCCCGGCCGGGGTCTTCGCGGCCATCAAGCGCGGCTCGTTCTTCGACCAGACGATCATGGGCACCGCCCTTGTCGGCTATTCCATGCCGATCTTCTGGTGGGGGCTGCTGCTCATCATCCTGTTTTCGGGCATCCTGCAATGGACGCCGGTCTCGGGCCGGATATCGCTGCTCTACTACTTCCCGCAGACAACCGGTTTCATGCTGATCGATTCGCTCTTGTCGGGACAGGCGGGAGCCTTCCGCTCGGCCGCGAGCCATCTGATCCTGCCTACGATCGTGCTCGGCACCATCCCGCTCGCGGTCATCGCGCGCCAGACGCGCTCGGCCATGCTGGAGGTGCTGGGCGAGGACTACGTGCGCACGGCGCGCGCCAAGGGCATGCCGCCGTTCCGCGTCATCGCCGTCCATTCTCTGCGCAATGCCATGATCCCGGTGGTCACCACGATCGGGCTGCAGGTGGGCGTGATGCTCGCCGGCGCCATCCTCACCGAGACGATCTTTTCGTGGCCCGGTATCGGCAAGTGGATGGTGGATTCGGTGTTCCGGCGGGACTATCCGGTCATCCAGGGCGGACTGCTTCTGATCGCCGCCATTATCATGCTGGTCAATCTCATGGTCGACATCCTGTACGGCCTCATCAATCCGCGCATCAGGCACTGA
- a CDS encoding ABC transporter substrate-binding protein, translating into MKRFSFAAALLAATVLSGAASAKTLVYCSEGSPEGFDPALYTAGTTFDASSRPVYNRLVEFTPGTTQIEPGLAESWEVSDDGLEYTFKLRPGVKFQSTDFFSPSRDMNADDVIYSFERQLNADNPWNQYVAGAAWEYFNGMGMPDLIKSIEKVDDMTVKFTLNKPEAPFLANLGMDFASIMSKEYADKLEADGKMDQLNQMPLGTGPFEFVNYQQDAVIRYRANEDYWKGKEAIDDLVFAITTDAAVRLQKLQAGECHIFPYPNAADVESMKSNPDLTVMEQEGLNVAYLAYNTTQAPFDKTEVRKALNMAINKEAIVDAVFQGAATPAKNPIPPTMWSYNDAIQDDPYDPEAAKKMLEEAGVTDLKMKVWAMPVARPYMLNARRAAELIQSDLAAVGVEAEVVSYEWAEYLSRSKEKDRDGAVMLGWTGDNGDPDNFLHTLLGCDAVGGNNRAQWCNEEFDDLVNKAKTTTDKDERTKLYEQAQEVFKREAPWATIDHSLVVMPMRKEVQGYVMSPLGQHSFSGVDLAE; encoded by the coding sequence ATGAAAAGGTTCAGTTTCGCGGCCGCTCTGCTGGCCGCGACGGTGTTGAGCGGCGCGGCAAGCGCGAAGACCCTGGTCTATTGCTCGGAAGGTTCGCCGGAAGGCTTCGACCCCGCGCTCTACACGGCCGGTACCACCTTCGACGCCTCCTCACGCCCGGTCTACAACCGTCTCGTCGAGTTCACGCCGGGCACGACCCAGATCGAACCTGGTCTGGCCGAGAGCTGGGAAGTCTCCGACGACGGGCTGGAATACACCTTCAAGCTTCGCCCGGGGGTCAAGTTCCAGTCCACCGACTTCTTCTCGCCCTCGCGCGACATGAACGCCGATGACGTCATCTACTCGTTCGAGCGCCAGCTGAACGCCGACAACCCGTGGAACCAGTACGTTGCCGGCGCCGCCTGGGAATACTTCAACGGCATGGGCATGCCCGACCTGATCAAGTCGATCGAGAAGGTCGACGACATGACGGTGAAGTTCACCCTCAACAAGCCTGAAGCGCCGTTCCTGGCCAATCTCGGCATGGACTTCGCCTCCATCATGTCGAAGGAATACGCCGACAAGCTGGAAGCCGACGGCAAGATGGACCAGCTCAACCAGATGCCGCTGGGCACCGGTCCCTTCGAGTTCGTGAACTACCAGCAGGACGCGGTGATCCGCTATCGCGCCAACGAGGACTACTGGAAGGGCAAGGAGGCGATCGACGATCTCGTCTTCGCCATCACGACCGACGCGGCGGTGCGCCTGCAGAAGCTGCAAGCCGGCGAGTGCCACATCTTCCCGTATCCGAATGCCGCGGACGTCGAGTCCATGAAGTCCAATCCGGACCTGACGGTGATGGAGCAGGAAGGCCTCAACGTCGCCTATCTCGCCTACAACACCACCCAGGCGCCCTTCGACAAGACCGAGGTGCGCAAGGCGCTGAACATGGCGATCAACAAGGAAGCGATCGTCGACGCCGTGTTCCAGGGCGCGGCCACGCCGGCCAAGAACCCGATCCCGCCGACGATGTGGTCCTACAACGATGCCATCCAGGACGATCCGTACGATCCGGAAGCGGCCAAGAAGATGCTCGAGGAAGCCGGCGTCACGGACCTCAAGATGAAGGTATGGGCGATGCCGGTGGCGCGCCCCTACATGCTCAACGCGCGCCGCGCAGCCGAACTCATCCAGTCTGATCTGGCGGCGGTCGGCGTCGAAGCCGAGGTCGTCTCCTACGAATGGGCGGAGTATCTCTCGCGCTCCAAGGAGAAGGACCGCGACGGCGCCGTGATGCTCGGCTGGACCGGCGACAACGGCGACCCGGACAACTTCCTCCACACCCTGCTCGGCTGCGACGCCGTCGGCGGCAACAACCGCGCGCAGTGGTGCAACGAGGAGTTCGACGACCTCGTCAACAAGGCCAAGACCACGACCGACAAGGACGAGCGCACCAAGCTCTACGAACAGGCGCAGGAGGTCTTCAAGCGCGAGGCGCCGTGGGCCACGATCGATCACAGCCTGGTCGTGATGCCGATGCGCAAGGAAGTGCAGGGCTATGTGATGAGCCCGCTCGGCCAGCACAGCTTCTCCGGCGTCGACCTCGCCGAATAA
- a CDS encoding DUF924 family protein: MQWTPEEILTFWFVEHGKEDWFAGSDEFDAEIRSRFLPLCTNLLGTRAEDHLGDPRTALAAVIALDQFPRQIHRGTPEAFLGDPVAIAITQGAISREYDSGFGPDEKQFLYMPLMHSEVLSDQELCVKLFHDLGNENSLKFAIEHRDIIARYGRFPHRNRILGRDSTPEELEFLSNHEGFGQ, encoded by the coding sequence ATGCAATGGACGCCTGAGGAAATCCTGACATTCTGGTTCGTCGAGCACGGGAAGGAGGACTGGTTCGCCGGCAGCGACGAATTCGACGCGGAGATCCGCTCCCGTTTCCTCCCGCTCTGCACGAACCTGCTCGGCACCCGGGCCGAGGACCATCTCGGCGACCCCCGTACAGCGCTCGCCGCGGTCATCGCTCTCGACCAGTTCCCGCGCCAGATCCACCGGGGAACCCCCGAGGCTTTCCTTGGAGACCCGGTCGCGATCGCGATCACCCAGGGGGCCATCTCGCGGGAATACGATTCCGGGTTCGGGCCGGACGAGAAGCAGTTCCTCTACATGCCGCTGATGCATTCGGAGGTGCTGTCGGACCAGGAACTCTGCGTGAAGCTGTTCCACGATCTCGGCAACGAAAACAGCCTGAAGTTCGCCATCGAGCACCGCGACATCATTGCAAGATACGGCCGGTTCCCGCACCGGAACCGGATACTTGGACGCGACAGCACGCCGGAAGAGCTGGAATTCCTCTCGAACCACGAGGGGTTCGGCCAATAG